In one window of Camelina sativa cultivar DH55 chromosome 15, Cs, whole genome shotgun sequence DNA:
- the LOC104747296 gene encoding uncharacterized protein LOC104747296 produces the protein MYLTRRMQSGGFAVYRQSLAEVLQIYNNVERKTSMNPYPAIIRFGRDYHNQMCPQGVKLSNPVNAGRYFSNVSNDSKMQPSSPNQWFNFPSWGRWVIGSAISLVLSFWNNKRIQKLKRIEGEAELVVEGIEAVAEMVEKVATATDQMAEEMAEKLPEKSKMKQVALVLEHISEVAAHEAHLTQDFLHKVEKVTQDLDDLEQMIEPLINKKVSNAETKQLQAKEEEANS, from the exons ATGTATCTGACTCGGAGAATGCAGAGTGGAGGTTTTGCGGTGTATAGGCAGAGCCTTGCGGAGGTCTTACAAATATACAACAACGTCGAGAGGAAGACGTCTATGAATCCATATCCGGCGATTATTCGATTTGGGAGAGACTATCATAACCAGATGTGTCCACAAGGTGTCAAGTTATCAAATCCGGTTAATGCGGGGAGATACTTTAGTAATGTTTCCAACGACTCCAAGATGCAACCTTCTTCTCCAAACCAGTGGTTTAACTTTCCTTCTTG GGGGAGATGGGTTATAGGTTCAGCGATTTCCTTAGTGTTATCTTTCTGGAACAACAAAAGGATACAGAAACTGAAACGTATCGAAG GAGAGGCGGAGTTGGTTGTAGAAGGGATAGAGGCTGTAGCAGAAATGGTGGAGAAAGTGGCGACAGCGACCGACCAAATGGCTGAAGAAATGGCAGAGAAACTACCCGAGAAAAGTAAAATGAAACAAGTAGCTTTGGTTCTGGAACACATTTCAGAAGTTGCTGCTCATGAAGCACATCTAACCCAAGATTTCCTTCACAAG GTGGAAAAAGTCACGCAAGACTTGGATGACTTAGAGCAAATGATAGAGCCtttgataaacaaaaaagtgtCAAATGCTGAAACAAAGCAACTacaagctaaagaagaagaagcaaactctTAG